Sequence from the Streptomyces sp. NBC_00440 genome:
TGTCCCGACGGCCACGAGCAGTGCCATCACCGGCTCGACGAGCGAGGTGGCAGCGGCGGACACGGTCACCGGGAGCGTGTAGGCGAAGGCGACGCAGGCCAGGGCGGACACACCGAACGCGACCGCCCACAGGACAGTGAGGATCCGCATGGCACGTAGACCACGCGGTTGGCGGGAGACCGCGTTGAATCGCGGGGCCGCATCGGGCCGGTTGCGGATGGTGAAGTAGCGCGCGATCAGCAAGATCAGCGGGCTGCGTGTGGGCACCGAGACGGCCGCGGCCACGGCAAGGGCCAGGTAGATCAGGCCGCCGCGCGCGATCACCGCCCGGGCGTCGTGGGTCACCAGCGCCAGCACCATCGACACCACGAGGAAGATCAGGATCAGGCCGGAGATCGCGTTGAACGGACGTCCACGGAGGCGGTCGGCGATCAGTCGAGCCAGCGGGACGACCGAACCGGCGAGATAGGCGAGCACGTCACTGATCCCGAACGCCCGCAGGACGTAGAAGACCAGTATCGACGGGACCACGTCGACGACGAGGTTGAGCAGTATCGAGCGCCAGGCACTGGGGGCCGGGGCTGGGGTGGTCATGAGCGTGCCCTCCACGGACAGTCGGAGTTGGTCAGGGGTGACGGGTGGACAGCGGGCGGTACACCTCGACCGCGAGGTCCTTCATCACCGCAGTGGCGATGTCAGCGAGCGCGGCCACCGCGATCGAGACGAGGTAGCGGCCGACGGAGAACCAGGCCACCGCCGTGGCCGGTGCTCCGTCCTCGTTGGCGGGCAGCAGGTAGCCGCGGGCTGCCGGCACGCCGACGTCCACCGCGGAGGGATTCATGACCGCGAGGATCGATGTGCAGTCCGACGCGCCGCCGAGTTCAACCACGATCGCGTGTGCGATGCCCTGGCCCTCCTGCTCACCCCCGTCCCCCACGCTGCTGTTGTGCTCTGGGCCGACGATCGGCCATGACGTGATCCAGCCACCGCGCAGCCCGTGACTCATCAACATCAGCCGCTGTTCGCGCTGTTCGGTGAAGCTCGCGTAGCCGGCCGGCATGTCGTAGCGCGCACTGATGGGCCCGGAACGCAGCGGCTCCGCGCGCCGCCCGGCCAGCACCGGGTCGGTCGGTAGGAGGGTCGAGTGGTCGATCCGGCCCGGGGACGCGTCCTCACCACAGCCGTCCGCTCGCGCGTCCCGGGCGGTGTCCGCGGCGGTGTCGTCGTCAGCGAGCAGGGCTGCGAACACGATGGACATGGCCGCGACGCGGTCCTCGTCCGGGTCGGTTCCGGTCCGGCCGGCCTCCTGCGAAGCCGTGGTGAGCAGCTTGGTCAACAGTTCCTGCTCTTCCCGGAACACTTCGGCTCCGGCCGCGGTCATTCGGACCCAGGTCCGCGGCCGCCGGTTCTCGAACACCTTCTCCGTGGTGATGTAGCCGTGCTCCTCCAGTACGCCCAGGTGGCGGCTCAGGCTGCCGTTGGACTGCCCCAGAGCGTCCCGCAACTGCGAGAACGTGCACGGTCCACGTCGGTCGACGATGGCCAAGACGCCGAGGCGTACCCGCTGGTGAACCACTTCGCGCAACCCTGACTCGGGCTCTTGCTCCGCCACTTGAACTCCTGATCCATGTGTAGTCTCAGATTGAGACTACACTCCAAAAGGGAAAGGTCGCTAAACATGACTGACAAGCTCGACCCCAGTGGCTGGGATCCCGGGGAACGCGCGCACGCCCTGGACTGGCGGAACGTCGGACTCGATCCGCGCTCCGCCAGCGCGACCGGGACGTCGGGGGCCTTGGTCGGGTCCACCGGCCCCTTCGCGACCCTCGCCGGCCGCTACACCCTCGACGCCGCAGGCAGCGCCACCGATGCCGTGCTGACTACCGCCTTCACCCAGATCGCGCTGTCTTTGGGCTCATGGGTCAGCTACGCCGGACTGTTCGGCATGGTGCACCACGAGGCCGCCACCGGAGCGACGACCAGCGTGTCCGCCGGATTCAGGACCTTCGCCGGAGAAACCCACCCGCTGGAGATCCCGCCCGCCCCGCAACCGAGCGGACGCACCGCCCTGGTCCCCGGATTCATCGCAGGGGCCTACGCCGCCCACACCCGCTCGGGCCGACTGCCCTGGGAGCAGCTCTGGTCACCCGCGCGGTACCTGCTCGAACGGGGTGTCCCAGTCACCGAGCACCTCTCGCGCCTACTTGCCCAGCGAGCCGATGTCCTCACCCGCACCGACGAGGGCCGCGCCGCATTCGCTGCGCAAGGACGGCTACCGCGGGCCGGCGAACTCTTCACCCAGCAGCGTCTGGCGGCCACCGCCGCGGCCCTCGCCGAACACGGACCGGACTGGATGTATCAGGGGCCCTGGGCGGAGCACTTCGTATCGGCGGTGCGCAGGGAGGGAGGCCAGGCGAGCATGGAGGATCTCGCGGGCTACCGGGCCCGCTGCGGCGAACCGGCACGCGGGTCCTTCGCAGGCCACGAGATCGCGACCCTGCCCGCCCCGGACACCGGTGGGACCAATCTGCTTGCCAACCTCGCACGACTGGAGACAGCCGAGATCGGCGAACCCGCACAGGACCCGCACGCCCTGGCCGGATTCCTCACGGCCCTCGACGGCTCGCCCTCGACCGGCAGCCACTCCGACTACGTGCTAGCCGTCGACGCCGAGGGCAACCTCGCCGCACTGTGCCACAGCATCAACACCGCGATGTGGGGCACCACCGGCATCGTCGTGGACGGCATCCCCCTCCCCGACCCGGCGGCATTCCAG
This genomic interval carries:
- a CDS encoding transcriptional regulator, with product MAEQEPESGLREVVHQRVRLGVLAIVDRRGPCTFSQLRDALGQSNGSLSRHLGVLEEHGYITTEKVFENRRPRTWVRMTAAGAEVFREEQELLTKLLTTASQEAGRTGTDPDEDRVAAMSIVFAALLADDDTAADTARDARADGCGEDASPGRIDHSTLLPTDPVLAGRRAEPLRSGPISARYDMPAGYASFTEQREQRLMLMSHGLRGGWITSWPIVGPEHNSSVGDGGEQEGQGIAHAIVVELGGASDCTSILAVMNPSAVDVGVPAARGYLLPANEDGAPATAVAWFSVGRYLVSIAVAALADIATAVMKDLAVEVYRPLSTRHP
- a CDS encoding VC0807 family protein, with amino-acid sequence MTTPAPAPSAWRSILLNLVVDVVPSILVFYVLRAFGISDVLAYLAGSVVPLARLIADRLRGRPFNAISGLILIFLVVSMVLALVTHDARAVIARGGLIYLALAVAAAVSVPTRSPLILLIARYFTIRNRPDAAPRFNAVSRQPRGLRAMRILTVLWAVAFGVSALACVAFAYTLPVTVSAAATSLVEPVMALLVAVGTGRYMRRSLAPLFKAAATPSSDPSQPPAGTFEGGSDTPITRQ
- a CDS encoding gamma-glutamyltransferase, producing the protein MTDKLDPSGWDPGERAHALDWRNVGLDPRSASATGTSGALVGSTGPFATLAGRYTLDAAGSATDAVLTTAFTQIALSLGSWVSYAGLFGMVHHEAATGATTSVSAGFRTFAGETHPLEIPPAPQPSGRTALVPGFIAGAYAAHTRSGRLPWEQLWSPARYLLERGVPVTEHLSRLLAQRADVLTRTDEGRAAFAAQGRLPRAGELFTQQRLAATAAALAEHGPDWMYQGPWAEHFVSAVRREGGQASMEDLAGYRARCGEPARGSFAGHEIATLPAPDTGGTNLLANLARLETAEIGEPAQDPHALAGFLTALDGSPSTGSHSDYVLAVDAEGNLAALCHSINTAMWGTTGIVVDGIPLPDPAAFQQPLLAELTPGDHLPMPVEPAIALREGRPVLACSSIGVGLHPATVLGLHRVLALEQPLAAAVDAPLVHGHDIIMGDSVTSILAHRELPTPSRVIDDCFPDACLEAARDAGHAVTPRSADDPTLPRGFWAAISTDPDTGVHTAARTPYGQGPARTIG